accaaggttctttgcactctgggagggggacaccgtGGAGTTGTTAACCGTGATGAAGAGGTCATGGAATGGGCAGGCTTTCCCCCGAGAGGAAGAGCAACTCCTTCTTgttgaggttgagcttgaggtggtgggccgacttatctgccaggcacgcagagatgcatgtgtccacctgggtgtcagaagaggggaaggagaaaagtagtttaGTGTCAtcagcatagcaatgataggagggagagaccatgtgaggacaTGACGGAGTCAAGTGACTTGTTGTgtaaagagaagaggggagggcctagaaccgagccccAAGGGACACCAGTAGTGCGATTACGTGGTGCGTGAATTTGATGGTTCACGGTGTCGAAGGCAGCGGATAGATcgaggaggatgagaacagaggagagagagagtcagctttggtaGTGCGGAGAGTCtccatgatacagagaagagcagtctcggttgagtgacccgtcttgaagcctggttaggactggttagggtcaagaagatcattctgagagagatagtgagagagttggtcagagacagcatggtcaagtgttttggaaagaaaagaaagaggggATACCGGTTTGTAGTTTTCAGAGGGGCctagtgttgttgttttttaggaTGTGAGCGACTGGCCACCTTGAAGTCAGAGGGGACGCAgacagtggtcagggatgagttgatgaaggaagtgaggaatgggaaaaggtctccagagatggtctagagaagggaggagaggatgggaccGAGCGGGCAGTTTGTCGGGCGGCCGGACCAGACTAGTCTCAGGATTTAATCTGAAGAAAAAGGGGAGAAGAGGTCAAGGTGTATGGTAGTTCTGTGTGAGGGGGACCAGTGGATGAGtgaataggctgagtgaatgaggagcAGATGTCTTCAACCTTTTCAAAGTtgagggaggagggatgacacAGCAGTCATTTCTACATAAAGAATATTGTAGAGATAAGAGAATTCTTAATGTACATTTGCAATAGAATTCATAGCATGATAAATGTGTGTATGCCTTATCACACACTCAATTACATTGGAGAGCCCTATCGATCCCTATCATAGAATATGTGTCTCTTCCtgatctctctattcctctcctcctactcttcctcctctTACTCTCCTTCTGCTGTCCCCCCAAATCTGTCATGGACAGACAATGTGACAGTGGAGGAGTTTAGTGACATGGTGCTGTCCTGTCCCGTCTATGCCAACCCCCCTGTGACGGTGTCGTGGCTGCTGGATGGGGAGGCCCTAGACCTGGTCAGCGGTGGTTACACCCTGTACCAGGACGGCAGAGAGGCCAAGGTCACCATCACCAAGGCCCTAACGGACATCCACCCAGGACTCCTCAGCTGTATGGCAACATTCATAGAGTATGGAGATGGAGACACCACCAAGTTCTTCCAGCTCACTGTGGAAAGTTAGAGCTGTTatggagagatcagagagaactGAATGGTGCTATTATACTGTGGCAAACATACAGTGCAAGTCTGGGTTAAACTGATATTGTTATGCTTTTATATCACCTGAACAGTAGGATATTGCATGAGAGAGGTAGCTTGTGAAATTACTCTCTGTCTGGTTGTTGTAGAATCTAACAATTACAGTGTATAAATTTACAGTCTGAAAGAAGATAAAAAGTCTGGAATATCATGACATTATTGTCATAATTTCTACCAGAACAAACAGACAGAACAAATGTGCTTTTATGAGAGAGCTAGCTTGTGAAATTACTATGTCTGCTTGTTTTATTGTAAGGCGACAACTGTTGGAATCAGagtcatatgtatatacttggGGATATATTGTATATTACTTTGGAAATAGAGGATGACGCAGCGGGACAAGGCGGACCCAAAGTTAAAAGTTAATCAAGTGTTTTCATGTGCTGAACACATTCAAATACCATACATTTTTagccagcagcagaccaccctgccacccactgctggcttgcctctgaagctaagcacggttggtcctggatgggagaccagattctgctggaagtggtgttggtgaggatgtggaattggagactaatgggagtggagttgctgtgcaGGAGATGATGGACAaacatacaaataaaaaataaagtccAAATCaaaagtatgtttgaatgacactgaggggcagtgtttttacagctaatgccggtttgcctgaggctgatgttcccgtgcaggtgtttgtacacgtGCATATACAcatgggggtggggaatggaattgtatttaattgtattttttatttttatttttcttcttgggGGGACTGTGCggggggtctcgaatggttgagggacagctattggggaactgtggagggatcttggagggttccgGTTCAATCTTTTTGGCCTGATGGGAGatctgtcaacgtgcccttgagccggacattgaccctggatgcttcagTGTGCCActctgaatgggaatctgttggatgactggtgtggtgtagttgttgagcggcttcactgcaagtatattgtatgtttcggatattcaataatatatatatatattaataaataAATAGTGGTGTTGTTGGACCAGTAGGTCGCAATCTTTCCTCTGTACTTATTTTTTTATATCCCAGGGCAGGGATTGGGGACATTTCCCTATGTAGGTTGCTGCCTTTTTGATGGAacattaaacgggtgtcctgactctctgtggtcactaaagatcccatggcacttatcataagagtagaggtgttaaccccggtgtcctggctaaattcctgaTGTGtccacctaataatccccagctttggctctttcatccctctcctctcccctgtaactattccccaggttgttgctgtgaatgagaatgtgttctcagtcaacttacctggtgaaAAAACAAACTTTCACAGTGCTGAAAGTAAGAGATATGTTCTACAACGGTACCTACACAGTTATGTTGCAACTAATTGTTTTATTTTGTACAACACCCTGCCGATAAGAAAAATCATGTATTTCAGCTGAGTAATAAAGAACTGAAGACATAAAGTACTTTGATTTCTGGTCGATTATAAAATGAATAAGTGACTGAAGGAACTTATTTTCTATTATATTCTTTGCTTATTGAAGGcttgtggcgcagcggtctaaggcactacatctcagtgcatgaggtgtcactacagtccctggtccAAATACAggcaatatcaaatcaaatcaaatttatttgtcacatagacATGGCATTAGCatatgttaatgtgagtgtagcgaaatgcttgtgcttctagttccaacaatgcagtaataaccaccaagtaatctagctaacaattccaaaactaccaccttatacacacacgtgtaaagggataaagaatatgtacataaagatatgaatgagtgatggtacagaacggcataggcaagatgcagtagatggtatcgagtacagtatatacatatgagatgagtaatgtagggtatgtaaacaaagtggcatagttaaagtggctagtgatacatgtattacataaagatgcagtagatgatatagaatacagtatatacatatacatatgagatgagtaatgtagggtatgtaaatattatattaagtagcatttttaaagtggctagtgatatattttacattaatttccatcaatttccattattaaagtggctgtagttgagtcagtgtgttggcagcagccaacACAATATCACTTCCAGCcatgactgggagtcccatagggcggtgcacaattgacccagcgttgtctgggtttggctggggtaggctgtcaatgtaaataataatttgttcttaactgacttgcctagttaaataaaatcttACCATGCCTGGACCCAGACAAAGATAATGATTCAGCTACATCCTTATGAATGTGATTCTTTGAAGTTACATATTCATAGCCTGCATGTGAagtgaaaatacatttttgtcATGAGCTCAAATCGGATCAGAGGAGACCATTCAAACTGGCTGTCAAATCCAAAGACGTAACCAGTGTGGGAATGGTCTGATAAATGACAGTGCCAGTGTTGTGGCTCGGGTGCGTGGCCTTTTTCTTCTAAAGGGCATTTATTCAAATCCATTTGAAGGCAATTTCTTAAATGTCCTCTAAGCTTAAATAGAAAGCAGAGACCAAATTAATTATATTTCAAAATAGAACATTTCCATTTAGAAAGTCATGTGATGGAAAACACGTATATAAGAGTAGGTAAAGAATACATAAAGTCATCTAAAGAATGAATTGCCAATGTGATGCCCTTCTAAGGTGTTGGGAACTAATATTAGCCTCTGTAAAGAAAGCACAGCAGTATATGTTTCCCACGCTGGATTGTCAGGGGAAACTTTATCTGTATGGCCTTGCTGGGTTGTCCTTTTTAATTGGGGGAATTGGGGGAGTGtgcggtgtgtgtgagagagagagaatctggctgGCCCTCAgatttctttatttttctctctctcgactgCACTGGGCTGTTAATCTAAGCAGAGTTTAAAGCATGTAATCCCTGCTGTGTCATCACAGGACAAATTAAGCCTTGGATTGGTGTCCAGGAATAACACTCCCACTGATTCTGCACTGACATGATGTGGCATGCTCTGTAACTACCTGCCATAGAGAGGTTAAGCAGAGAGTTGTGCTGGTGCTAAATCATTCTGCCAAAGTATGAGATGGAATGTTACTGCTGTGCAAGTAGACCTACAGTACGTCTACTGTGAATAACGATTCTGATATAATAGTCAATAATATTTTGCATGACAATGAACAAAACATGATCTGTTGCTGCACGCCTTCTGAGTTCTCCAATTCCCAGTTTGGCTGCTTTAATCTTCTGTTTCACAACCAAGACATGCAGACACATATTTCCTCAGTCATTATGAGTACTGAAGTGCTGTGCTGCTAGGGGCTATTTCAGTTCAGATTCTACAAATCATAACAACCGCTTTCAGTGGGAATCCATTGCGGTCTTGAGACCCCTTTCAATCACATACATGGATTACCTAACGTGTTACCAAGGTCACCTATTGTATCatacaatatatatttttgtataatttttttatttaacctttatttaactaggcaagtcagttaagaacaaattattatttgcaatgatggcctaggaacagtgccttgttcaggggcagaacaacagatttttacctggtcagctcagggagtcgatctagcaacctttcggttacaggcccaatgctctaaccactaggctacatgaccaaaagtatgtggacacctgctcgtcaaacatctcattccaaagtcatgggcattaatatggagttggtccccctttgctgctataacagcctccactcttctcagaaggcttttcactagatttGGAACAGTGctacggggacttgcttccattcagccataagagcaatagtgaggtcgggcactgatgttggccgattaggcctAGCTCAcaatcggcgttccaattcatcccaaaggttttcgataagggttgaggtcagggctctgtgtagcacaatcaagttcttctacaccgatTTTACATTTTTCTgtgtggacctcgctttgtgcacaggggaattgtcatgttgaaacaggaaatggccttccccaaactgttgccacaaagttagaagcacagaattgtctagaatgtcattgtatgctgtagcgttaagatttcccttcactggaactaaggggtctagcccgaaccatgaaaatcacccccagaccattattactccaccaccaaactttacagttggcacatgCATTGGGGCAgttagcattctcctggcatctgccaaacccagatttgtcatcgtattgccagatggtgaagcgtgatttatcACTATAGAGAACCCATTTCCTctgctccaaagtccaatggcggcgagctttacaccactccagccgacgcttggcattgcgcatggtgatcttaggtttgtgtgcggctgctcggccatcgaAACCCATTTCTTGAAGCTCTCatctaacagttcttgtgctgacgtaaggccattctactgcaaagtttgtctatggagattgaatggctgtgtgctcgattttatacatctgtcagcaacaggtgtggctgaaatagccgaatctactaatttgaaggggtgtccccatacttttgtatatatagtgtatgtgctgtggtgagtgtgtatgttgagtatgttgttgtcttttcagtcccctctctcccgctGTGTGAGCCATATTTCAAAGTGATTGCATGATGGCCCTCTGCTGTGCTGTTGACCATTTAAGTGAATAGTTTTGCAGCCAAAGAATTCAAGAGCAGTTAATCAAACTGAATGAGATGGAAGTCACAACTCCTATCATACGCCAAAGGAACAACCCTGTCAGGTTCAAAAAGGCCTTTACAACTAAGGGTTTTCTTTTTGTGGCTAGAAGAGAGGTAATGGTAATGGTGATCATAATCCCTATACTATAAAGTCTAAAAAGCTTTTGTATTTGATGGATAGGTCAATGTTTGTTTGAGTTTGTCATTACCAGTGACAATGAGTACATGCGTCTTATAGGGAAACTGGCTTGTTTCCAGATATTGGCCGGCTAGAGGGGCTTGGCAGTATGACAAAATGTGTCAAAAAGTAGGTACTACTTTCTACAGACTTCCTGAGAACTAACTTTTCTCCCTATTTACATATCAAGGACAAATTCTATTCATAACACCACGGATAAGGACACAGGAAGTCAAAATAAAAGTGTGAGGAGGAATTGGTTGCTTAGTTTTTAAAAAACTAATTAAGCATTTAGGGTAAGATTTTACAATGTGGGCTATCTGGTGAAGCTTTCCAAATAGCTGTGGATTAGCATAAATATTAAGAAGAGGTCTGCACAAAGATGTGTGATAATAGGCTTCATGGAGTCATTAGAATGATGGGATGAAGTTCGCCGGGACTGATTATTAGAGCTGGAGAATAACCTGGAGGAGACAGCTCAGTTTATCACAGACATCTCAGGTCACAGTACCAAACCTATTTAGCTCAAAGGTATAGTGTATTTAGCAGCTAGCTTTTCAGTACAGGAATCAAGTACTGAGGGTCTATAAGAGTAGCTTTGAAGATAACTAAGAAACAAAAGCCTTCGTCTGTGCTCTATCAGATCAGAGTAGCAAAGGAATATACTTGTAGTGCATAGGTATTAGCATCTAGTACTTCACTACAGGAATTAGGTGGCTCTGAATGGCTCTGAATGATACCTTACCAGCTTTGAAGGTTATTAATAAAGACCAGTGGCAGTCGGTGCCGTTTAAGGACCATTTtcttttttatgagcatggccttatttctattacagcatattggggGACAGTCATTCATATTTCATTCACCCAGTtaaatgtaacatcgataggtttaggctaccaCATGATACTCTAATTGTCCCTATACCcctcatgaggttgctacaacctagcctatgaaggaaagtttacaacataggtgcacacaggtcgagagacaaggtgacagacagttacacattcaatactgccttgcacattcttgcctgcatctagctgatctagggtgtaatcattggtccaacagttgcaaacaagagtttctattggacaaaatcaggtatgtttatccccatttcattctgtttgctttcgtttaagaaacatttttcaacagaatctgCGGAAttatacacccctgatcacacgcagtTAACTTCCATAGCTACATACAAACAGTTTGTTGTGTTCCTTCTCACATCTAagagctctcctcctctcaccttttccctttgcttgtggacttcaatacacaacacatcagctgtctgtgaccagactaaaaaaacctttccaagccaaaccttcatatcataactgctacacacagcctacatcgttgtcaccatattagctaaagtaacatcatagtcaacaaAGCTAATAGAACGTTAGTAAAACCGTTACAATCATGCAGGACAGTGTTCAGTCAGTAAGTTGTTAACAGTTACACAGGCgggccccagtggcaataaattagtaaagcttaccttgacttggatgAGTTCCAGTGTTGGAGTCATTGCCAGCTACagtagctaacatagcatccctctttTTTTGAGCCGGGTATTTGAATAGGCAAAACTAGGGGGGTAGACGTGACAGTTTTAATgtattatttggtgacgtgaatatattttgtatagttttatctaaaatgtataactttttattttttaggaaattcactgaggatgatCCACCCCTTCCtgctctgaggagcctccactgacacagacacaggagCATTGGAGTTTTAAAACCAAGTTTAGCCTCTGTCTGTGCTCTTTATACGTGTATTGTTCCCGTGTTTATGCGTAGACGCTTCTGTTATGTTGTCACGTTCCATGTTAGTGGTTTTATTCAACTTTTCACCTGCTTCCAAACTCTCCATTACAATACAGAAGCATCTATAGCGACAGCTGTGAAGGCAATTAATATAGACACAGGATCATTGGACCACATTGAGCCTCTGTCTGTGCTCTTTTTCTTTTTATTACTGACAAGATAGTGAGAGATGGTTGAAGTCCAAGAACACAATTACAGGAAACCATATCACGTAAACACATGTTTCCACTACATTAAATCTGAACAaaatgttctattggttttctgcAGCAGTGCAACTCTGACCATATAGTTTACCTCAAGATAGAATAGCATGACAATCAATAAACAAATATAACTTAATTTAcagaaattatgtaaaatattggCAATTAATTTTTTCCTTTCACACCACATTTTATAGGAAACAGGCCAGCTGAAATCAGAATCACTGTAAATGTCTTAGTGTACAACGCCTATGGTAGAGTCGTCGAAAATACATTATCATACCGTGTACAACACATTATATTGATGGGAATGATCAGATGACATTGTCATGATCAAGATACAAATCACAAGTCAAAGTGTATATCATCCTATCAACAGTATTCACCCAGACCAGGACATTGTTGCTGGTATGTTATTGACATTATTATAGGGATGGAGTTACTGGGACTTTTTTACATTCATGTTTTAAATATAGCTACTGTTCTGTCATTAGTTTAGTAAGCTTAGATACTGTCCCAAAGCTGTGTTACTCAATGTGGTTAAACAAAAGAGGAAAGCAAacaactctctctatctctctctcacactctctttcaAAGCTTCTGATTTCAACCAACAGAGATTCTTCTCCAGTCAATGGGTTTGAAACTAAACCCAGAGGCATTGCTAAAGCTCTCGCCCTTTCTTGACAGTTATAAAAACCTTGCCAGTGTAATCCTTGGTGAAACACTCATCTTAAATCTGAACCATACTCCTGCTTTTAACAGGCAACACTGAACAACCTTTGACTTCTCCTTCCAAAATACATGGTCTTTACTTTCATGTTCAGGGGCACATTGGAGCTCCAGGTATTTACACCATAAATACTTGATTATACAGAAACGTAATACTTAAATATACAGAAACGTCCACAtaagcacgcacacgcacacacgcacacacacacacacacacacacacacacacacacacacacacacacacacacacacacacacacacacacacacacacacacacacacacacacacacacacacacacacacacacacacacacacacacacacacacacacacacacacacacacacactgcatacatgAAGCATGACTCCATTCCAGCATATACTTCAAATGTATACAAGACAAAATATCAAGTAGATAGAATGTACTTTCTCATGAATGTCAAACTCATACTTTGGTCAAGCAATTAGGTTAGTAATATCATTTTCATTATTCTACACAACAACAAAATAGATATTAAGGCAAAAGTAACTATCAGTCACATTAAACAACAAAGTTTAAAAAACACACTTTTAAAATATTTCTGCACACAGTTTTTCATCATAGAAAAATATGTGTTGCACAGAGAGGTGAGATCTTTTCCTAACCCACCATAGTACAATGTATGATAAGGTGACATGGTATCTCATATCAATAGACATGCCCCTTCATTAGTCCCAATGACCCTGACAGTTCAAGATGTAGCTTTCCTAAAATGGATGCTAACTATCGCATTCTGAATGATGTTATTTCACCTGACTAGAAAGCTAGGATCTATTGCAAGATATAATGTTAACAGGACGTATTCTCTTCCAACTGTCAGGTCCATGTCGTAGACTTTTGACCATAACAAAATCAAATCATTGATTTCATCGTTCCTCATGAGAGGTCGTCATGACTACTCTGATGGCTGTGTCTATCTCATCACCAACCTGTAAACAATTTCAGTCAATTCAGTACAAGCCTTCCCTCAAACAGCTTTACAAAGCATATCATACGAGCCCAGAACCTCGACAGGGAAGGAGTAAAACATGGAGTTCAACATCTGCGGACCGATATAAGATCACAACAGCAAGAAAATCCCGCTATCGTATCTGAGCCAGCAGGAGTAACAGCATCCCACAGAACTATAGCCCACCAAGCACCACGGTATACTGTAGTACTTGTATAGTGCAAGTCAGAGCAACCAGTGGCCATGGACCCCTTACCAGGCTGCTGTCTGAAGCCATGTTTCTGCCTCAATGACTGactgaatgagagagggagagatggatttgatttgatttgatttgatggatggatggctaTAGGGTGGAGGCTGGAGTGGGGTTAGTTCAGGTCAGCCGGGCTGAGGAACATAAGGTTAATGTCCCCAGCGTGAAGCAGCCAGAGGCCCCACAGCAATCCTGGGGACACAGACCATAGAGAGGGACAAGATGTCTGTCCTATTTACATAGAGAATAATTGTCAGTCGGTGTAGCTCTGTCACCTGTCAACAAAGCAGGTCAATGAACACACTGTCTGGAACATCTCCTGGTGGTGTATTGCTTGGGCTAGAACATTCCTCCATAGGTTTCAACAGGATCATCTCTGTTCCTATTCCCAGTGGGGGATGAGAGGGAGTCTTCCGGCATATGACTCTGGTTGCATCTGTGTGTTGATCTAACGTTCTGCAGCAAATGTTTCTGCACCATTTTACAAATGACcaaagtgtctctctctctcagcttgacAAACAATAACACATTGATTCATTAGCACTGCCACTGAAAAAACTTTTGCCACATTGGACATAATTTGAGCTTGAAAGACAGCATTTGGATGAATCCATGGCTGTTTCAAGCATGAGGAGAAAGCTTGAGGAACATCATCTACTGAGTCCTGGGAGTGGAGAAGGGCAGCTGTTAAAGAAGTGTAGAGGGCCAAGCAGCCAAGCAGGAGGTTAACACAACTGATACCAGCAGAAGATCCAATATATGTGACGACACTGCCAAAAGAAAGAGAGATTCAGTTAGTATAGTGGTTCAAATTCCAATCAAATCCCAAagccacatacagtatatatacaatgcattcagaaggtattcagaccccttgactttatccaaatattgttacgttgcagccttattctaaaatggattaaattgtttttttccttgatcaatctacacacaatactccataatgacatagcgaaaacaggtttttagacaattGTGTaaatgtatacagttgaagtcggaagttcacatacaccttagctaaatacatttgaactcagttttacacaattcccaacatttaatcctagtaaaaattccccgttttaggtcagttaagatcaccactttattttaaaaatgtgaaatgtcagaataataatagaggatgatttatttcagcttttatttctttcatcacattcccagtgggtcagaagtttacatacactcaattagtatttggtagcattgcctttaaattgtgtaaCTTGGTTCACGGTTCTGATGGAGTTTTTCAGCTTGCAAAcacaccctttttcctccaaacataacgatgttccttatggccaaacagttctatttttgtttcatcagaccataggacatttctccaaaaagtacaatctttgtccccgtgtgaagttgcaaaccgtagtctggctttttttatggcagttttggagcagtggcttcttccttgtttttagcggactttcaggttatgtccatataggactcgctttactgtggatatagataattttgaacctgtttcctccagcatcttcacaaggtcctttgctgttcatctgggattgttttgcacttttcgcaccaaagtacgttcatctctaggagacagaacgtgtctccttcctgagcggtaacaaggctgcatggtcccatggtgtttatacttgcatactattgtttgtacagatgaacgtggtaccttcaggcgtttggaaattgcttccaaggatgggAGCAATTtggcttggctgatttctttagattttcccatgatgtcaagcaaagaggcactgagtttgaaggtaggccctgaaatacatccacaggtaccaaTTGACTGAaactatgtcaattagcctatcagaagcttctaaagccatgaaatcattttctggaattttccaagctatgtaattaaaggcacagtcaatttagtatgtaaacttctgacctactgaaattgtgatacagtgaattataagtgaaataatctgtctgcaaacaattgttgggaaaattacttgtgtcacgcacaaagtagatgtcctaaccgacttgccaaaactacagtttgtttacaagaaatgtgtggagtagttgacaaacaagttttaatgactccaacctaagtgtatgtaaacctccgacttgtatataacattttaaaaaactgaaatataacacatttacataatttaCATAAAATGacagccttgagtcttattgggtatgacactacaagcttggcacacctttatttggggagtttctcccattcctctctgcagatcctctcaagctctgtcaggttggatggggagcatctctgcacagctattttcaggtctctccagagatgttcgaccgGGTTCgtctggtctctggctgggccacagaaggacattcagagacttgtccctaagccactcctgcattgtattggctgtgtgctcagggtcgttgttcggttggaaggtgaaccttcactccagtctgaggttctgagagctctggagcaggttttcatcaaggatctctctatactttgctccgttcatctttccctcgatcctgacttgtctcccagtccctgccgctttAAACAcctccacagcatgatgatgccaccaccattttttatttttttttaaacctttatttaactaggcaagtcagttaagaacaaattcttattttcaatgacggcctaggaacagtgggttaactgcctgttcaggggcagaacgacagatttgtacctcaccatgcttcaccatagggatggtgccaggtttcctccagatgtga
This DNA window, taken from Oncorhynchus gorbuscha isolate QuinsamMale2020 ecotype Even-year linkage group LG13, OgorEven_v1.0, whole genome shotgun sequence, encodes the following:
- the LOC123992280 gene encoding myosin light chain kinase, smooth muscle-like, with the protein product MCLFLISLFLSSYSSSSYSPSAVPPNLSWTDNVTVEEFSDMVLSCPVYANPPVTVSWLLDGEALDLVSGGYTLYQDGREAKVTITKALTDIHPGLLSCMATFIEYGDGDTTKFFQLTVES